In Pseudomonas sp. R76, one genomic interval encodes:
- a CDS encoding NAD(P)H-hydrate dehydratase has product MPQTKHAITDVQPLLHGHLPQLAARSPDAHKGQFGHLLVIGGDRGFGGAALLSAESALRSGAGMVSLATRVEHVPAALARLPEVMTVGVSSANQLMGLLEKISVIVIGPGLGVASWGKSLLSVAANAKQPQVWDADALNQLATGSVSLPAHSVITPHPGEAARLMGITTAEVQADRLKVARALSQKFNAVAILKGAGSLIASPDGRVSRCDQGHPAMATAGLGDVLSGLVGALLAQGMPAYEASCLAVWLHATAGDRQGTFGRGLAASDLIPAIRQLLEEQSPCLK; this is encoded by the coding sequence ATGCCGCAGACAAAACACGCAATAACCGACGTACAACCCTTATTGCACGGCCATTTGCCGCAACTGGCTGCACGTTCCCCGGACGCCCATAAAGGCCAGTTCGGCCACCTGCTGGTCATCGGCGGCGACCGCGGCTTTGGCGGTGCTGCGCTATTGAGCGCAGAAAGTGCCCTGCGCAGTGGCGCGGGCATGGTCTCGCTGGCGACCCGTGTTGAACACGTGCCGGCCGCGTTGGCGCGCTTGCCGGAAGTCATGACGGTGGGCGTGAGTTCGGCCAACCAGTTGATGGGGCTGCTGGAAAAAATCTCAGTGATCGTCATCGGCCCAGGCCTGGGTGTTGCTTCCTGGGGTAAAAGCCTGTTGTCCGTTGCCGCTAACGCCAAGCAACCGCAGGTCTGGGATGCGGACGCCTTGAACCAGCTGGCCACTGGCAGTGTCAGCTTGCCGGCCCACTCGGTGATCACCCCACACCCTGGCGAGGCCGCGCGTTTGATGGGCATCACGACAGCCGAGGTTCAGGCCGATCGCCTTAAGGTGGCGCGCGCGTTGAGCCAAAAATTCAATGCAGTGGCTATCCTCAAGGGTGCTGGCAGTTTGATTGCCAGCCCGGACGGGCGGGTTTCACGCTGCGACCAAGGCCACCCGGCGATGGCCACGGCGGGCCTGGGGGATGTATTGAGCGGGCTGGTCGGCGCATTGCTGGCCCAAGGCATGCCAGCCTATGAGGCCAGCTGCCTGGCCGTGTGGTTGCACGCCACGGCGGGGGATCGCCAAGGCACCTTTGGTCGCGGTTTGGCTGCCAGCGACCTGATACCTGCCATTCGTCAATTGCTGGAGGAGCAGTCACCGTGTCTGAAGTAA
- the hflK gene encoding FtsH protease activity modulator HflK has protein sequence MAWNEPGGNSNNQDPWGGKRRNNGDRKGPPDLDEAFRKLQESLNGLFGGGKKRGGDDGGRTSKGGGYGLLGLGLVVLAAVWLYSAVYVVDEQEQAVVLRFGKYYETVGPGLNIYFPPIDKKYMENVTRERAYTKQGQMLTEDENIVEVPLTVQYKISNLQDFVLNVDQPEISLQHATESALRHVVGSTAMDQVLTEGRELMASEIKERLQRFLDTYRTGITVTQVNVQSAAAPREVQEAFDDVIRAREDEQRSRNQAETYANGVVPEARGQAQRILEDANGYRDEVVSRAKGEADRFTKLVAEYRKAPEVTRERLYLDTMQEVFSNTSKVLVTGSKGGQNNLLYLPLDKMIEGGRSSGGSNAPSSSSTSAANEASARAAADLLQQQTRTRESR, from the coding sequence ATGGCTTGGAATGAGCCGGGTGGCAACTCGAATAATCAGGATCCTTGGGGTGGTAAACGCCGCAATAATGGCGACCGCAAGGGGCCACCAGATCTCGACGAGGCCTTCCGAAAGCTGCAGGAAAGCCTGAATGGGTTGTTCGGTGGTGGGAAAAAACGTGGTGGTGACGACGGCGGTCGCACAAGCAAGGGCGGTGGCTATGGCCTGCTGGGCCTGGGTCTTGTCGTGCTCGCAGCCGTGTGGCTGTACAGCGCGGTTTACGTAGTCGACGAGCAGGAGCAAGCCGTAGTGCTGCGCTTCGGCAAGTACTACGAGACTGTCGGCCCGGGCCTGAACATCTACTTCCCCCCGATCGACAAGAAGTACATGGAGAACGTCACGCGTGAGCGTGCCTACACCAAGCAGGGCCAGATGCTGACCGAAGACGAGAACATCGTCGAAGTGCCGCTGACCGTGCAGTACAAGATCAGCAACCTGCAGGATTTCGTGCTGAACGTTGATCAGCCAGAGATTAGCCTGCAACACGCAACCGAAAGCGCCCTGCGCCACGTGGTGGGTTCCACCGCCATGGACCAGGTGCTGACCGAAGGTCGTGAATTGATGGCCAGCGAGATCAAGGAGCGCCTGCAACGGTTCCTCGATACGTATCGCACCGGTATCACCGTCACCCAGGTGAACGTACAGAGCGCAGCCGCACCGCGCGAAGTGCAGGAAGCCTTTGACGACGTGATCCGCGCCCGTGAAGACGAGCAGCGTTCGCGCAACCAGGCTGAAACCTACGCCAACGGCGTCGTGCCGGAAGCCCGTGGTCAGGCCCAGCGTATCCTTGAAGATGCCAACGGTTACCGCGACGAAGTGGTCTCCCGCGCCAAGGGTGAGGCGGATCGCTTTACCAAGCTGGTCGCCGAGTACCGCAAGGCTCCGGAAGTCACGCGTGAGCGTCTGTACCTGGACACCATGCAGGAAGTCTTCAGCAACACCAGCAAGGTTCTCGTGACCGGTAGCAAAGGTGGGCAGAACAACCTGCTGTACCTGCCGCTGGACAAGATGATCGAAGGTGGTCGTAGCAGTGGCGGCAGCAATGCGCCGTCCAGCAGTTCTACGTCGGCTGCCAATGAAGCCAGTGCCCGTGCGGCCGCTGACTTGCTGCAACAGCAAACACGTACCAGGGAGAGTCGTTGA
- the hflX gene encoding ribosome rescue GTPase HflX: MFFERHGGGERVILVHLDGQDPEAREDPQEFQELANSAGAETVAFFNVPRHRPTAKFLIGSGKVEELRDLVHAEEADLVIFNHTLTPSQERNLERVFECRVIDRTGLILDIFAQRARTHEGKLQVELAQLDHMSTRLVRGWTHLERQGGGIGMRGPGETQLETDRRLLRVRLRQIKGRLEKVRSQREQSRRGRMRADIPTVSLVGYTNAGKSTLFNNVTKSDVYAADQLFATLDPTLRRLELDDLGPIVLADTVGFIRHLPHKLVEAFRSTLEESSNSDLLLHVIDAAEPDRMLQIEQVMVVLGEIGAQDLPILEVYNKLDLLEGVEPQIQRDEDGKPQRVWLSARDGSGLELLEQAIAELLGSDLFVGTLRLPQRFARLRAQFFELGAVQKEEYDEEGVSLLAVRLPRSELNRLVSREGVVPTEFLEQHTLQ; this comes from the coding sequence TTGTTCTTTGAGCGCCACGGTGGTGGTGAGCGAGTAATCCTCGTTCACTTGGATGGACAGGACCCTGAGGCGCGCGAAGATCCGCAGGAGTTTCAGGAGTTGGCAAATTCGGCCGGCGCCGAGACCGTTGCGTTTTTTAACGTGCCGCGTCATCGGCCAACCGCCAAATTCCTGATTGGCAGCGGCAAGGTCGAGGAACTGCGCGACCTGGTCCACGCTGAAGAAGCCGATCTGGTGATCTTCAATCACACCCTCACGCCCAGTCAGGAACGTAACCTCGAACGTGTTTTCGAGTGTCGCGTGATCGACCGCACCGGTCTGATTCTCGATATTTTCGCCCAGCGCGCCCGTACCCATGAAGGCAAGCTCCAGGTAGAACTGGCCCAGCTTGATCACATGAGCACCCGGCTGGTTCGCGGCTGGACTCACCTTGAGCGTCAGGGTGGCGGTATCGGCATGCGCGGGCCGGGTGAAACCCAGCTCGAAACCGACCGCCGTCTGCTGCGGGTTCGCCTGCGCCAGATCAAGGGCCGCCTGGAAAAAGTACGCAGCCAGCGCGAACAATCGCGCCGTGGCCGTATGCGTGCGGATATCCCTACCGTTTCCCTGGTGGGCTATACCAACGCCGGCAAATCCACACTGTTCAATAACGTGACGAAATCGGACGTTTACGCGGCCGACCAACTGTTCGCTACCCTCGACCCGACCTTGCGCCGTCTGGAACTGGACGACCTGGGGCCGATTGTCCTGGCCGATACCGTGGGTTTCATTCGTCACCTGCCCCACAAGCTGGTCGAGGCGTTTCGGTCTACGCTCGAAGAGTCGAGCAATTCCGACCTGCTGTTGCACGTGATCGATGCGGCCGAACCGGATCGCATGCTGCAGATTGAACAGGTGATGGTGGTACTGGGCGAGATTGGTGCACAGGACTTGCCGATCCTCGAGGTCTATAACAAACTCGATTTGCTTGAAGGCGTTGAGCCACAAATCCAGCGCGACGAAGACGGCAAGCCCCAGCGGGTCTGGCTGTCGGCACGTGACGGCAGTGGTTTGGAATTGCTTGAACAAGCCATTGCCGAGCTGTTGGGCAGCGATTTGTTTGTCGGCACCTTGCGCTTGCCTCAGCGTTTTGCTCGACTGCGTGCACAGTTTTTCGAGTTGGGCGCGGTACAGAAAGAAGAATACGACGAAGAGGGTGTCAGCTTGCTGGCCGTTCGATTGCCGCGCTCGGAGCTGAATCGGCTGGTCAGCCGTGAAGGCGTTGTGCCGACGGAGTTCCTCGAACAACACACTTTGCAATAA
- the tsaE gene encoding tRNA (adenosine(37)-N6)-threonylcarbamoyltransferase complex ATPase subunit type 1 TsaE — MSEVTLFLANEDAMVALGQRIAQVTKGAGLIFLEGDLGAGKTTLSRGIIRGLGHTGAVKSPTFTLVEPYEIGEVRAFHFDLYRLVDPEELEYMGIRDYFDEDALCLIEWPDKGTGFLPKPDLTITITPHESGRQLKLLPQSARGQSWCAALALEFK, encoded by the coding sequence GTGTCTGAAGTAACCCTTTTTCTGGCCAACGAAGACGCGATGGTTGCGCTCGGTCAGCGCATCGCCCAGGTGACGAAGGGCGCTGGGCTGATTTTTCTTGAAGGCGACCTGGGGGCGGGCAAGACCACGCTGTCACGCGGCATTATTCGCGGGTTGGGCCACACGGGCGCGGTAAAAAGCCCGACGTTTACCTTGGTCGAACCTTATGAAATCGGTGAGGTGCGCGCTTTCCACTTCGACCTCTATCGCCTGGTCGACCCCGAAGAGCTGGAGTACATGGGTATCCGTGATTACTTCGACGAAGACGCGTTGTGCCTGATCGAGTGGCCAGATAAAGGCACAGGCTTTTTGCCAAAGCCGGACCTGACCATTACCATTACGCCGCATGAATCTGGACGTCAGCTGAAGTTGTTGCCCCAAAGCGCGCGCGGTCAGTCGTGGTGCGCCGCTTTGGCATTGGAATTCAAATAA
- a CDS encoding trimeric intracellular cation channel family protein yields MMLLMLYLIAITAEAMTGALSAGRRGMDWFGVVLIACVTALGGGSVRDVLLGHYPLTWVKHPEYLVLTSIAALVTIFIAPLMRHLRSLFLALDAVGLVAFTLIGCMTALEMGHGMLVASVSGVITGVFGGILRDIFCNDIPLIFRRELYASVSFLAAWFYMLCLYLALPSEQAILLTLFSGFLLRLLAIRFHWEMPKFVYNDDVH; encoded by the coding sequence ATCATGCTGTTGATGCTCTACCTCATCGCCATCACCGCCGAAGCCATGACCGGCGCCCTGTCCGCCGGGCGGCGCGGTATGGACTGGTTTGGCGTGGTGCTGATTGCCTGCGTCACCGCCCTGGGCGGTGGTTCGGTGCGCGATGTGCTGTTGGGGCATTACCCGCTGACGTGGGTCAAGCACCCGGAATACCTGGTGCTGACCTCCATCGCGGCATTGGTGACGATCTTTATCGCGCCGTTGATGCGCCACCTGCGCTCGCTGTTCTTGGCGCTCGATGCCGTCGGCCTGGTGGCGTTCACCTTGATCGGCTGCATGACCGCGCTGGAAATGGGCCACGGCATGTTGGTGGCATCGGTCAGCGGCGTGATCACCGGGGTGTTCGGCGGCATCCTGCGAGATATTTTCTGCAACGACATCCCGCTGATCTTCCGCCGTGAGCTGTATGCCAGCGTGTCGTTCCTGGCCGCGTGGTTCTACATGCTGTGCCTTTACCTTGCGCTGCCGAGCGAGCAAGCGATTCTGCTGACGTTGTTCAGTGGCTTTCTACTGCGTCTGCTGGCGATTCGTTTTCACTGGGAAATGCCCAAGTTCGTCTACAACGACGACGTGCACTAA
- the queG gene encoding tRNA epoxyqueuosine(34) reductase QueG has product MPAITTDLPALAQSIKDWGRELGFQQVGISGLDLAEHEQHLQRWLDAGYHGEMDYMAAHGSKRSHPDELVPGTLRVVSLRMDYLPGDTQMAQLLAKPEKAYISRYALGRDYHKLIRKRVQQLADRIQAQIGPFGFRAFVDSAPVLEKAIAEQAGLGWIGKNTLVLNRKAGSYFFLSELFVDLPLPVDAPHSTEHCGRCTACLDICPTNAFVGPYVLDARRCISYLTIELKSAIPEDLRPLIGNRVFGCDDCQIVCPWNRFARATTEGDFKPRHNLDNAELAELFMWDEDKFLSSTEGSPLRRAGYERWLRNLAVGLGNAPSSIPVLEALKARRDYPSELVREHVEWALNRHATR; this is encoded by the coding sequence ATGCCTGCCATCACCACCGATCTGCCCGCCCTCGCCCAATCGATCAAAGACTGGGGCCGCGAGCTGGGCTTTCAACAAGTCGGCATCAGCGGCCTGGACCTGGCCGAGCATGAGCAGCATCTGCAACGCTGGCTCGACGCGGGCTACCACGGCGAGATGGATTACATGGCCGCCCATGGCAGCAAACGCTCGCACCCCGACGAACTGGTGCCGGGCACGCTGCGTGTGGTGTCGCTGCGCATGGACTATCTGCCTGGCGACACCCAAATGGCGCAATTGCTGGCCAAGCCAGAAAAAGCCTACATATCCCGTTACGCCCTCGGCCGCGACTACCACAAGCTGATCCGCAAGCGCGTGCAGCAACTGGCCGACCGCATTCAGGCGCAGATCGGCCCGTTTGGCTTTCGCGCCTTTGTCGACAGCGCGCCGGTGCTGGAAAAAGCCATCGCCGAACAGGCCGGTCTCGGCTGGATCGGCAAAAACACCCTGGTGCTCAATCGCAAGGCCGGCAGCTACTTCTTTTTGAGCGAGCTGTTTGTCGATTTGCCGTTGCCGGTCGACGCCCCGCACAGCACCGAGCACTGCGGCCGCTGCACCGCGTGTTTGGACATTTGCCCCACCAATGCCTTCGTCGGCCCCTATGTACTGGACGCGCGACGCTGCATTTCCTACCTCACCATCGAACTCAAGAGCGCCATCCCAGAAGACTTGCGCCCGCTGATCGGCAATCGCGTGTTCGGTTGCGATGACTGTCAGATCGTTTGCCCGTGGAATCGTTTCGCCCGCGCCACCACTGAGGGCGATTTCAAGCCACGGCATAATCTGGATAACGCTGAGCTGGCCGAACTGTTTATGTGGGACGAGGATAAATTCCTCAGCAGCACCGAAGGCTCGCCCCTACGCCGCGCCGGTTATGAGCGCTGGCTGCGCAATTTGGCGGTCGGGCTGGGCAATGCGCCGTCGAGTATTCCGGTGCTGGAAGCCTTGAAGGCGCGCCGGGATTACCCCTCGGAACTGGTGCGCGAACACGTGGAGTGGGCGCTCAACAGGCACGCTACGCGTTAG
- the hfq gene encoding RNA chaperone Hfq, whose translation MSKGHSLQDPYLNTLRKEKVGVSIYLVNGIKLQGTIESFDQFVILLKNTVSQMVYKHAISTVVPVRPIRLPSAAGDEAGDAEPGNA comes from the coding sequence ATGTCAAAAGGGCATTCGCTACAAGACCCTTACTTGAATACTTTACGTAAAGAGAAAGTGGGGGTTTCCATCTACCTGGTCAACGGGATCAAGCTGCAAGGCACGATCGAGTCGTTCGACCAGTTCGTGATCCTGCTGAAAAACACCGTCAGCCAGATGGTTTACAAGCACGCTATCTCGACAGTCGTTCCTGTTCGTCCTATCCGTCTGCCTAGCGCAGCAGGTGACGAAGCCGGTGACGCTGAGCCAGGTAACGCCTGA
- the mutL gene encoding DNA mismatch repair endonuclease MutL, whose product MSESVLNSGSRIELLSPRLANQIAAGEVVERPASVIKELLENSIDSGAKRIDVDVEQGGVKLLRVRDDGSGISSDDLPLALARHATSKIRDLEDLERVMSLGFRGEALASISSVARLTLTSRTRSAEQAWQVETEGRDMAPRVQPAAHPVGTSVEVRDLFFNTPARRKFLKAEKTEFDHLQEVIKRLALARFDVAFHLRHNGKTILSLHEAHDDAARARRVSAICGAGFLEQALPIEIERNGLRLWGWVGLPTFSRSQADLQYFFVNGRAVRDKLVAHAVRQAYRDVLFNGRHPTFVLFFEVDPSVVDVNVHPTKHEVRFRDGRMVHDFLYGTLHRALGDVRPDDQLSAPIVTAVVRPSGPQAGEFGPQGEMSLAANLLQSPQSQPSYTTPAGSGSGAGYQYQYTPRPQSAVPVAEAQAAYREFFAPLPGAEPGAVALPEGGGDIPPLGYALAQLKGIYILAENAHGLVLVDMHAAHERIMYERLKIAMASEGLSGQPLLVPESLAVSQREADCAEEHHSVFQKLGFELQRLGPETLAIRQIPALLKQAEANRLVADVLADLMEYGTSDRIQAHINELLGTMACHGAIRANRRLALPEMNGLLRDMENTERSGQCNHGRPTWTQMGLDDLDKLFLRGR is encoded by the coding sequence ATGAGCGAGTCAGTCTTGAACAGCGGTTCGCGCATCGAGCTGCTCAGCCCGCGCCTGGCCAACCAGATTGCCGCGGGCGAGGTGGTTGAGCGCCCGGCGTCGGTGATCAAGGAGCTGCTGGAAAACAGCATCGACTCCGGCGCCAAGCGCATTGATGTGGACGTGGAGCAGGGCGGCGTCAAGCTGCTGCGCGTGCGCGACGACGGCAGCGGTATCTCGTCTGATGACCTGCCGCTGGCCCTGGCGCGTCACGCCACCAGCAAGATTCGCGACCTCGAAGACCTTGAGCGGGTGATGAGCCTGGGTTTTCGTGGTGAAGCCCTGGCGTCGATCAGTTCGGTGGCACGCCTGACCCTGACGTCCCGCACCCGCAGCGCCGAGCAGGCCTGGCAGGTGGAAACCGAAGGCCGCGACATGGCGCCCCGCGTGCAGCCGGCGGCGCACCCGGTGGGCACCTCGGTGGAAGTCCGCGACTTGTTCTTCAACACCCCGGCGCGGCGCAAATTCCTCAAAGCTGAAAAAACCGAATTCGATCACCTGCAAGAAGTCATCAAACGCTTGGCTTTGGCGCGTTTCGACGTGGCGTTTCACCTGCGCCACAACGGCAAGACCATCCTCAGCCTGCACGAAGCCCATGACGACGCAGCGCGCGCGCGGCGTGTGTCGGCAATTTGCGGCGCGGGCTTCTTGGAGCAGGCGCTGCCGATTGAAATCGAGCGCAATGGCTTGCGGTTGTGGGGTTGGGTGGGCTTGCCGACCTTCTCGCGTAGCCAGGCGGACTTGCAGTATTTCTTCGTGAATGGCCGCGCGGTACGCGACAAACTGGTGGCCCATGCGGTGCGCCAGGCCTACCGCGACGTGCTGTTCAACGGGCGGCATCCTACGTTTGTACTGTTTTTTGAAGTCGACCCGTCGGTGGTCGACGTCAACGTGCACCCGACCAAACACGAAGTGCGCTTCCGTGACGGGCGCATGGTGCATGACTTCCTTTACGGCACGCTGCACCGCGCCTTGGGCGATGTGCGCCCGGATGATCAGCTGTCTGCGCCGATCGTAACGGCGGTGGTGCGGCCGAGTGGTCCGCAGGCCGGTGAGTTTGGCCCGCAAGGCGAAATGAGCCTGGCAGCCAACTTGCTGCAGTCGCCACAGTCGCAGCCGAGCTATACGACACCGGCGGGCTCCGGTTCTGGTGCCGGCTATCAGTATCAATACACGCCGCGCCCGCAATCGGCAGTGCCGGTGGCAGAAGCCCAGGCGGCCTATCGCGAATTTTTTGCGCCGCTGCCGGGTGCCGAGCCGGGCGCTGTGGCCTTGCCGGAAGGTGGCGGTGATATCCCGCCGCTCGGTTATGCGCTGGCGCAGCTCAAGGGCATCTACATTCTTGCGGAAAACGCCCACGGCCTGGTGCTGGTGGACATGCATGCCGCCCATGAGCGGATCATGTACGAGCGCCTGAAGATCGCCATGGCCAGCGAAGGCCTCAGCGGTCAGCCGTTGCTGGTGCCTGAATCCCTGGCCGTCAGCCAGCGTGAAGCCGATTGCGCAGAAGAACACCACAGCGTGTTCCAGAAACTGGGCTTCGAATTGCAGCGCCTGGGCCCGGAAACCCTGGCAATCCGCCAGATTCCCGCGCTGCTCAAGCAGGCCGAAGCCAACCGTCTGGTCGCCGACGTGCTGGCGGACCTGATGGAATACGGCACCAGTGACCGCATCCAGGCCCATATCAATGAACTGCTCGGCACCATGGCCTGCCACGGTGCGATCCGCGCCAACCGCCGCCTGGCCTTGCCGGAAATGAACGGTTTGCTGCGTGATATGGAAAACACCGAGCGCAGTGGGCAATGCAACCATGGCCGACCGACCTGGACCCAAATGGGCCTGGACGATCTGGACAAACTGTTTTTGCGCGGCCGTTGA
- a CDS encoding N-acetylmuramoyl-L-alanine amidase has translation MRFRAMVAVVGVLLAAMTFNALAASQVKSVRLWRAPDNTRLVFDLSGPVQHSVFTLTAPDRLVIDINGATLAAPLKVSTANTPITAMRSAQRTPTDLRVVIDLKKAVTPKSFVLAPNAQYGNRLVVDLFDNAADAAPPPAPTPSVATVPAVPVNPSQPQVKLPPPPPAPAGKRDIIVVIDAGHGGEDPGASGSRGQHEKDVVLAIARELQRQVNGMKGYRAELTRTGDYFIPLRGRTEIARKKGADLFVSIHADAAPSAAAFGASVFALSDRGATSETARWLADSENRSDLIGGAGNVSLDDKDKMLAGVLLDLSMTASLTSSLNVGQKVLSNIGRVTSLHKQRVEQAGFMVLKSPDIPSILVETGFISNSNEASKLASASHQQALARSISAGIRQFFQQNPPPGTYIAWLRDSGKIAQGPRDHRVQPGDTLAMLAVRFQVSAATLRSANNLKTDELKVGQVLTIPGTELAAQ, from the coding sequence ATGCGCTTTCGCGCGATGGTTGCTGTCGTAGGGGTGTTGCTTGCGGCAATGACTTTCAATGCTCTGGCTGCTTCACAGGTGAAAAGTGTTCGCCTGTGGCGAGCGCCGGATAACACGCGACTGGTGTTCGACCTGTCTGGCCCGGTCCAGCACAGCGTCTTTACCCTGACGGCGCCTGATCGCCTGGTGATCGACATCAACGGCGCGACCCTGGCCGCGCCGCTGAAAGTCTCCACGGCCAACACGCCGATTACCGCGATGCGCTCGGCCCAGCGCACGCCGACCGACCTGCGTGTGGTCATCGACCTGAAAAAGGCCGTGACCCCGAAAAGCTTTGTGCTGGCGCCTAACGCCCAATACGGCAACCGATTGGTGGTCGACCTGTTCGACAACGCCGCCGATGCCGCGCCGCCGCCTGCGCCAACCCCGAGCGTGGCGACGGTGCCCGCCGTGCCGGTCAACCCGTCGCAGCCGCAGGTCAAGCTGCCACCGCCGCCGCCAGCGCCGGCGGGCAAGCGTGACATTATCGTGGTGATCGATGCCGGTCACGGCGGTGAAGACCCGGGCGCCTCCGGCTCGCGCGGCCAGCATGAAAAAGACGTGGTATTAGCCATCGCTCGTGAACTGCAGCGTCAGGTCAATGGCATGAAAGGCTATCGCGCCGAGCTGACGCGTACCGGCGACTACTTCATCCCGTTGCGCGGTCGTACCGAAATCGCGCGCAAGAAGGGCGCCGACCTGTTCGTGTCGATCCACGCCGACGCGGCACCGTCGGCCGCGGCCTTCGGTGCCTCGGTGTTTGCGCTGTCGGATCGCGGCGCCACGTCCGAGACTGCGCGTTGGCTGGCCGACAGTGAAAACCGTTCCGACTTGATCGGCGGGGCCGGCAACGTATCCCTCGACGACAAAGACAAAATGCTCGCCGGTGTACTGCTCGACCTGTCGATGACCGCTTCGCTGACTTCCAGCTTGAACGTCGGCCAGAAAGTCCTGAGCAACATCGGTCGCGTCACCTCCTTGCACAAGCAGCGCGTGGAACAGGCCGGGTTCATGGTGCTGAAGTCGCCGGACATTCCATCGATCCTGGTGGAAACCGGGTTTATCTCCAACTCCAACGAGGCCTCGAAGCTGGCCAGTGCCAGCCACCAGCAGGCGCTGGCGCGTTCGATCAGCGCGGGCATTCGCCAGTTCTTCCAGCAGAACCCGCCACCGGGCACCTACATTGCCTGGCTGCGCGACTCCGGGAAAATCGCCCAGGGCCCGCGTGACCATCGCGTGCAGCCCGGCGATACCCTGGCCATGCTGGCCGTGCGTTTCCAGGTCTCGGCTGCTACCTTGCGCAGCGCCAATAACCTGAAAACCGATGAGTTGAAAGTCGGCCAGGTGTTGACCATCCCTGGCACCGAATTGGCGGCGCAATAA
- the miaA gene encoding tRNA (adenosine(37)-N6)-dimethylallyltransferase MiaA, giving the protein MSALPPAIFLMGPTAAGKTDLAIELTKVLPCELISVDSALVYRDMDIGTAKPSKALLAEYPHKLIDIIDPAESYSAADFRTDALAAMAEITARGNIPLLVGGTMLYYKALQEGLADMPPADAQVRAELEEEAVRLGWQALHDQLAAVDPVSAARIHPNDPQRLTRALEVWRVSGQTMTEHRLKQTAQSADAGASGQAVLPYTVANLAIAPANRQVLHERIAQRFTIMLEQGFVDEVVALRSRGDLHAGLPSIRAVGYRQVWDHLDGKLTSAEMQERGVIATRQLAKRQFTWLRSWSDLHWLDSLDSDNLSRALKYLGSVSILS; this is encoded by the coding sequence ATGAGCGCCTTGCCCCCCGCGATCTTCCTGATGGGCCCTACGGCCGCCGGCAAGACTGACCTGGCTATCGAGCTGACCAAGGTGTTGCCGTGCGAGCTGATCAGTGTCGACTCTGCCCTGGTTTACCGGGACATGGACATCGGTACGGCCAAGCCTTCCAAAGCCCTGCTGGCTGAGTATCCGCATAAGCTGATCGACATCATCGACCCGGCCGAGAGCTATTCCGCCGCGGATTTCCGCACTGATGCACTGGCGGCCATGGCCGAAATCACCGCGCGGGGCAATATTCCGCTGCTGGTGGGCGGCACCATGCTCTATTACAAGGCTTTGCAGGAAGGCCTGGCGGATATGCCGCCGGCTGACGCCCAAGTGCGCGCCGAACTTGAGGAAGAGGCTGTACGCCTTGGCTGGCAAGCCCTGCACGACCAATTGGCGGCGGTTGACCCGGTGTCGGCGGCGCGTATTCACCCCAATGACCCGCAGCGCCTTACTCGCGCGCTGGAAGTTTGGCGGGTCAGCGGCCAGACCATGACTGAACATCGGCTGAAACAAACTGCGCAAAGTGCTGACGCAGGCGCATCTGGGCAGGCAGTATTACCCTATACTGTGGCGAATCTGGCCATTGCTCCGGCAAATCGCCAGGTGTTGCATGAACGAATTGCACAAAGATTCACAATTATGTTGGAACAGGGGTTTGTGGACGAGGTCGTAGCGCTGCGTTCCCGAGGTGACCTGCATGCTGGGTTGCCGTCGATACGTGCTGTTGGCTACCGCCAAGTCTGGGATCATCTGGATGGCAAGCTGACGTCAGCCGAAATGCAGGAGCGCGGCGTCATTGCCACGCGCCAATTGGCGAAACGCCAGTTCACCTGGTTGCGCAGTTGGAGCGATTTGCACTGGCTGGACAGCCTGGACAGCGACAATCTGTCACGCGCCTTGAAATACTTGGGATCGGTCTCCATATTGAGCTGA